The Triticum dicoccoides isolate Atlit2015 ecotype Zavitan chromosome 6A, WEW_v2.0, whole genome shotgun sequence genome has a window encoding:
- the LOC119319593 gene encoding phytosulfokine receptor 1-like — protein sequence MAGRGRLAAVAALLLPVVVLLSRCRSGAAQSSPRCGAGDLAALRGFSAGLDATVDGWPAVPDDDDGCCAWPGVVCGRAGVVVGVVLPNRTLRGEVAASLAGLTALRVLNLSGNALRGALPPGLLRLRRLEVLDVSSNALAGAIGLGLELPAARVFNVSYNAFNGSHPVLAGAVNLTAYDASGNGFEGPLDAAAVCASPPGLRVLRLSMNRLSGDFPVGFGQCRSLLDLSLDGNGITGALPDDLFAATSLRYLSLHTNSLSGEIPPGLRNLTGLVHLDLSFNAFSGALPEAFDALAGTLQELSAPSNLLTGGLPATLSLCVNLRVLNLRNNTLTGAIGLDFRAVNSLVYLDLGVNKFTGIIPASLPACAGMTALNLGRNLLTGEIPPSFAAFPSLSFLSLTGNGFSNVTSALRILQRLPNLTSLVLTKNFRGGEAMPEDGIDGFAKMEVLVIANCELTGAIPAWLAGLRKLKVLDISWNRLAGPIPPLLGELDRLFYLDISNNSLQGEIPASLTRMPALLAGSGNGGGGDDEKVQDFPFFMRRNVSAKGRQYNQVSSFPASLVLGRNNLTGGVPAALGALARLHIVDLSWNGFSGPIPPELSGMASLESLDVSHNALSGAIPASLTRLSFLSHFAVAYNNLSGEIPIGGQFFTFSSADFAGNPLLCGFHVGRKCDRKGVDPATDGSTTGSAASAGVVAAICVGTTLLVAVGLAVTWRTWSRRRQEDNACRVAAGDDEESTDSSAARSSTLVLLFPGDEEEEQTTAVITLDEVVKATGDFDETRIVGCGGFGMVYRATLADGLDVAVKRLSGDFHQMEREFRAEVEALSRVRHRNLVALRGYCRLGKDVRLLIYPYMENGSLDHWLHERADAGKDALPWPARLRIARGAARGLAHLHGGGGGARVMHRDVKSSNILLDAAMEARLGDFGLARLARGSDDTHVTTDLVGTLGYIPPEYGHSPAATYRGDVYSMGVVLVELVTGRRPVDMAARLGARDVTAWAVRLRREGRGHEAVDAAVSGRQRHREEAARVLELACACVSEDPKARPTAQQLVERLDAIAGAGAAPEIRSGTVDN from the coding sequence ATGGCGGGACGAGGTAgactggcggcggtggcggcgctgctGCTGCCGGTGGTTGTGCTGCTGTCGCGGTGCCGGAGCGGCGCGGCGCAGTCCTCGCCGCGGTGCGGGGCCGGTGACCTTGCCGCGCTCAGAGGGTTCTCGGCCGGTCTTGATGCCACTGTGGATGGGTGGCCGGCCGTGCCTGACGATGACGACGGCTGCTGCGCGTGGCCCGGCGTGGTCTGCGGCCGCGCGGGCGTCGTCGTCGGGGTGGTGCTGCCGAACCGGACGCTGCGGGGGGAGGTGGCCGCGTCGCTCGCCGGGCTCACGGCGCTCCGCGTGCTCAACCTGTCCGGCAACGCGCTGCGGGGCGCGCTCCCGCCCGGGCTCCTccggctccgccgcctcgaggtgcTCGACGTCAGCTCCAACGCGCTCGCCGGCGCGATCGGGCTCGGGCTCGAGCTCCCGGCGGCGCGGGTGTTCAACGTGTCCTACAACGCGTTCAACGGCAGCCACCCGGTGCTCGCCGGCGCCGTGAACCTCACGGCGTACGACGCGTCTGGCAACGGCTTCGAGGGGCCCCTGGACGCCGCCGCGGTCTGCGCGTCGCCGCCGGGGCTGCGGGTGCTGCGGCTGTCCATGAACAGGCTCTCCGGCGACTTCCCTGTCGGGTTCGGCCAATGCCGGTCGCTCCTCGACCTCTCGCTCGACGGCAACGGCATCACCGGCGCCCTCCCCGATGACCTCTTCGCCGCCACGTCGCTGCGGTACCTCTCCCTCCACACCAACTccctctccggcgagatcccgccGGGGCTCCGCAACCTCACCGGCCTCGTCCACCTCGACCTCTCCTTCAACGCATTCTCCGGTGCGCTGCCCGAGGCGTTCGACGCGCTCGCCGGCACGCTCCAGGAGCTCTCCGCGCCGAGCAACCTGCTCACCGGTGGCCTTCCCGCCACGCTCTCGCTGTGCGTGAACCTTCGCGTCCTCAACCTCCGCAACAACACGCTCACCGGCGCCATTGGCCTCGACTTCCGCGCCGTCAATAGCCTCGTCTACCTCGACCTGGGCGTCAACAAGTTCACGGGCATCATCCCGGCGAGCCTCCCCGCGTGCGCCGGCATGACGGCGCTCAACCTCGGCCGAAACCTCCTCACCGGCGAGATACCGCCGTCGTTCGCCGCGTTCCCGTCGCTCTCCTTCCTGTCCCTCACCGGCAACGGCTTCTCCAACGTCACGTCGGCGTTGAGGATACTACAGCGCTTGCCCAACCTGACGAGCCTCGTGCTCACCAAGAACTTCCGCGGCGGCGAGGCGATGCCAGAGGACGGCATCGATGGGTTCGCCAAGATGGAGGTGCTCGTCATTGCCAACTGCGAGCTCACCGGCGCGATCCCGGCGTGGCTCGCTGGGCTGCGGAAGCTCAAGGTGCTCGACATCTCGTGGAACCGGCTCGCCGGCCCGATCCCGCCGCTGCTCGGCGAGCTCGACCGCCTCTTCTACCTCGACATATCGAACAACTCGCTGCAGGGGGAGATCCCGGCCAGCCTGACGCGGATGCCGGCGCTGCTGGCCGGCAgcggcaatggcggcggcggcgacgacgagaagGTGCAGGACTTCCCGTTCTTTATGCGCCGGAACGTGTCGGCGAAAGGACGGCAGTATAACCAGGTGAGCAGCTTCCCGGCGTCGCTCGTGCTGGGGCGGAACAACCTCACCGGTGGCGTGCCGGCGGCTCTGGGGGCTCTGGCCAGATTGCACATCGTCGACCTGAGCTGGAACGGCTTCTCGGGGCCCATCCCGCCGGAGCTGTCGGGGATGGCGAGCCTCGAGTCCCTCGACGTGTCGCACAACGCGCTCTCCGGCGCCATCCCGGCGTCGCTGACGCGGCTCAGCTTCCTCTCCCACTTCGCCGTCGCGTACAACAacctctccggcgagatccccaTTGGCGGCCAGTTCTTCACCTTCTCCAGCGCGGACTTCGCGGGGAACCCGCTCCTGTGCGGTTTCCACGTGGGACGGAAGTGCGACAGGAAGGGGGTTGATCCGGCCACGGACGGCAGCACGACAGGGAGCGCCGCCAGCGCCGGCGTCGTGGCGGCGATATGCGTCGGCACAACGCTGCTGGTCGCCGTGGGCCTCGCCGTGACGTGGCGGACGTGGTCGAGGCGGCGGCAGGAGGACAACGCCTGCAGGGTGGCCGCCGGTGACGACGAGGAAAGCACCGACTCGTCCGCGGCGAGGTCGTCGACGCTGGTGCTCCTCTTCCCCGGCGACGAAGAAGAGGAGCAGACGACGGCGGTGATCACGCTTGACGAGGTGGTGAAGGCGACGGGGGACTTCGACGAGACCCGCATCGTGGGGTGCGGCGGGTTCGGCATGGTGTACCGCGCGACGCTGGCGGACGGGCTTGACGTCGCCGTGAAGCGCCTCTCCGGCGACTTCCACCAGATGGAGCGCGAGTtccgggcggaggtggaggcgctcTCCCGCGTGCGCCACCGCAACCTCGTCGCCCTGCGCGGCTACTGCCGCCTCGGCAAGGACGTGCGCCTCCTCATCTACCCGTACATGGAGAACGGCAGCCTGGACCACTGGCTCCACGAGCGCGCGGACGCCGGCAAGGACGCCCTGCCATGGCCGGCGCGGCTGCGGATCGCGCGGGGCGCGGCGCGCGGGCTGGCGCACCtgcacggcggcggaggcggcgcgcggGTGATGCACCGGGACGTGAAGTCGAGTAACATCCTGCTGGACGCGGCGATGGAGGCGCGGCTGGGGGACTTCGGGCTGGCGCGGCTGGCGCGCGGGAGCGACGACACGCACGTGACCACGGACCTGGTGGGCACGCTGGGGTACATCCCGCCGGAGTACGGGCACTCGCCGGCGGCCACGTACCGGGGCGACGTGTACAGCATGGGGGTGGTGCTGGTGGAGCTGGTGACGGGGCGGCGGCCCGTGGACATGGCGGCGCGGCTCGGCGCGCGGGACGTGACGGCGTGGGCGGTGCGGCTGCGGCGGGAGGGGCGGGGCCACGAGGCCGTGGACGCCGCCGTGTCGGGGCGGCAGCGGCAccgggaggaggcggcgagggTGCTGGAGCTGGCGTGCGCCTGCGTCAGCGAGGACCCCAAGGCGAGGCCCACGGCGCAGCAGCTCGTCGAGCGGCTCGACGccatcgccggcgccggcgccgccccggagaTTCGCTCCGGCACGGTAGATAACTGA